The following coding sequences are from one Musa acuminata AAA Group cultivar baxijiao chromosome BXJ1-6, Cavendish_Baxijiao_AAA, whole genome shotgun sequence window:
- the LOC135676577 gene encoding alpha-ketoglutarate-dependent dioxygenase alkB-like isoform X2: MYGVEASGAETERTAFRRAEKRKQPVVNRTDLSDVIDFLAVLESFERDGGTPEGIYRFVCPGFALPIFCLKDRPGFYFIPCALTIEEQCYWIRQSLISFPQPPNRTNHTAIYGPISDLLTAVQNKKILVEAENSNASLVDNNMLAPRYIFSETSLDAHVEGHDSCKSVSASVLLRKLRWSTLGLQFDWSKRNYDVSLPHNKIPNDLCLLAKKMAVPAMSSGEEFQPEAAIVNYFSPSDMLGGHLDDMEADWSKPIVSISLGCKAIFLLGGKSREDMPVSMFLRSGDIILMAGQARECFHGVPRIFIDDEHAENSDLLSQFSGEDDRCFMDYIKSSRININIRQVN, encoded by the exons ATGTACGGCGTCGAGGCGAGCGGGGCGGAAACCGAGCGGACCGCCTTCCGGCGGGCGGAGAAACG GAAGCAACCGGTTGTGAACCGGACCGATCTCTCGGACGTCATCGATTTCCTTGCGGTCCTTGAATCCTTCGAACGCGACGGAGGTACCCCGGAGGGGATCTACAGATTCGTGTGCCCGGGTTTTGCTCTTCCAATCTTTTGCCTCAAAGATCGGCCAG GATTTTATTTTATTCCATGTGCATTGACTATTGAAGAACAGTGCTACTGGATCAGGCAGAGTTTGATTAGTTTTCCTCAGCCTCCTAACAGAACAAACCATACAGCTATTTATGGCCCAATTTCTGACTTATTAACTGCTGTTCAAAACAAGAAGATTTTGGTGGAAGCAGAAAATTCAAACGCGAGTCTGGTTGACAACAATATGCTTGCACCTAGATATATCTTTTCAGAAACAAGTCTTGATGCACATGTAGAGGGGCATGATTCATGCAAATCAGTTTCAGCATCAGTTCTCCTAAGAAAACTGCGTTGGAGTACCCTTGGCCTACAGTTTGACTGGTCTAAG CGCAACTATGATGTATCTCTCCCTCATAACAAGATACCAAATGATTTATGTCTTCTTGCCAAGAAGATGGCAGTACCAGCCATGTCATCAGGGGAAGAATTCCAGCCCGAAGCTGCAATAGTGAACTATTTTAGTCCAA GTgacatgcttggtggtcatcttgaTGACATGGAAGCGGATTGGAGTAAGCCTATTGTAAGCATAAG CCTGGGGTGCAAAGCTATTTTTCTTCTTGGGGGAAAATCTAGAGAGGATATGCCTGTTTCCATGTTCCTTCGTAGTGGAGACATCATACTTATGGCTGGGCAAGCAAGAGAATGCTTCCATG GAGTTCCTAGGATCTTCATAGACGACGAGCATGCAGAGAATTCTGATCTGTTGTCACAATTTTCGGGTGAAGATGATCGCTGCTTCATGGATTACATAAAAAGCTCAAGAATAAATATCAATATCAGACAGGTCAACTAG
- the LOC135676577 gene encoding alpha-ketoglutarate-dependent dioxygenase alkB-like isoform X1: MYGVEASGAETERTAFRRAEKRYKLYKSQPPRSRKQPVVNRTDLSDVIDFLAVLESFERDGGTPEGIYRFVCPGFALPIFCLKDRPGFYFIPCALTIEEQCYWIRQSLISFPQPPNRTNHTAIYGPISDLLTAVQNKKILVEAENSNASLVDNNMLAPRYIFSETSLDAHVEGHDSCKSVSASVLLRKLRWSTLGLQFDWSKRNYDVSLPHNKIPNDLCLLAKKMAVPAMSSGEEFQPEAAIVNYFSPSDMLGGHLDDMEADWSKPIVSISLGCKAIFLLGGKSREDMPVSMFLRSGDIILMAGQARECFHGVPRIFIDDEHAENSDLLSQFSGEDDRCFMDYIKSSRININIRQVN, translated from the exons ATGTACGGCGTCGAGGCGAGCGGGGCGGAAACCGAGCGGACCGCCTTCCGGCGGGCGGAGAAACGGTACAAGCTCTACAAATCTCAGCCTCCCAGATCCCG GAAGCAACCGGTTGTGAACCGGACCGATCTCTCGGACGTCATCGATTTCCTTGCGGTCCTTGAATCCTTCGAACGCGACGGAGGTACCCCGGAGGGGATCTACAGATTCGTGTGCCCGGGTTTTGCTCTTCCAATCTTTTGCCTCAAAGATCGGCCAG GATTTTATTTTATTCCATGTGCATTGACTATTGAAGAACAGTGCTACTGGATCAGGCAGAGTTTGATTAGTTTTCCTCAGCCTCCTAACAGAACAAACCATACAGCTATTTATGGCCCAATTTCTGACTTATTAACTGCTGTTCAAAACAAGAAGATTTTGGTGGAAGCAGAAAATTCAAACGCGAGTCTGGTTGACAACAATATGCTTGCACCTAGATATATCTTTTCAGAAACAAGTCTTGATGCACATGTAGAGGGGCATGATTCATGCAAATCAGTTTCAGCATCAGTTCTCCTAAGAAAACTGCGTTGGAGTACCCTTGGCCTACAGTTTGACTGGTCTAAG CGCAACTATGATGTATCTCTCCCTCATAACAAGATACCAAATGATTTATGTCTTCTTGCCAAGAAGATGGCAGTACCAGCCATGTCATCAGGGGAAGAATTCCAGCCCGAAGCTGCAATAGTGAACTATTTTAGTCCAA GTgacatgcttggtggtcatcttgaTGACATGGAAGCGGATTGGAGTAAGCCTATTGTAAGCATAAG CCTGGGGTGCAAAGCTATTTTTCTTCTTGGGGGAAAATCTAGAGAGGATATGCCTGTTTCCATGTTCCTTCGTAGTGGAGACATCATACTTATGGCTGGGCAAGCAAGAGAATGCTTCCATG GAGTTCCTAGGATCTTCATAGACGACGAGCATGCAGAGAATTCTGATCTGTTGTCACAATTTTCGGGTGAAGATGATCGCTGCTTCATGGATTACATAAAAAGCTCAAGAATAAATATCAATATCAGACAGGTCAACTAG
- the LOC135677485 gene encoding protein indeterminate-domain 16-like: MEEDDQRELRLLLSSSTRTPSHAPKSSAGTDTSDHPLLDLNLSMSISTLQPSATEESHGYARSLQLLKQQTAEQIRLAAVENAYAEQIRELTRRELELAEQEFARAQLVWERAREEVKKAEKMKEIATRRINSACLEITCYSCHQRFRP, encoded by the coding sequence ATGGAAGAAGATGATCAAAGAGAACTGCGGCTGCTACTCTCCTCCTCCACCCGAACTCCCTCTCATGCACCAAAGTCCTCGGCTGGAACTGACACATCTGACCATCCGCTACTTGATCTTAATCTGTCAATGAGTATCAGCACACTGCAGCCATCAGCGACTGAGGAATCCCACGGCTATGCGAGGAGTCTGCAACTATTGAAGCAACAAACTGCAGAGCAGATCCGACTTGCAGCTGTAGAGAATGCTTATGCTGAACAGATAAGAGAGCTGACAAGGAGGGAGCTAGAGTTGGCTGAGCAAGAGTTTGCCCGTGCTCAGCTGGTCTGGGAGCGAGCCAGAGAAGAGGTGAAGAAGGCCGAGAAGATGAAGGAGATAGCCACCAGGAGGATCAACTCTGCATGTTTGGAGATCACTTGCTACAGTTGCCACCAACGGTTCCGGCCGTAG